From Campylobacter pinnipediorum subsp. caledonicus:
CTGCCCAGAAATGGGCTTTATAAATAAATTGTAATTTTTGCTTTTTATAAATATGCAAATTTTACATATAAACTATGAAACAGGGGTTGCAATCATGAAGGTAAATCGCAGAGAGTTTTTAAGAAAAGCTCTTAAAGTTTCAACACTAGCAGGTGGAGTTGTTGCAACAAATACACTAGCAGATACAGCAAAAATTTCTGATTTGGCTGACAGTAATGGTGTAGTAGTTGGCAAATCCAATAAAAAAGAGGTGCTTTATCACAAAACACAAATGTGGGAGCATTTTTATAAAATCGCTTATTAGGGGTTGATTTATGAACAATGAAAAAATAGGAAGACGTTCGTTTCTCAAACTCGCAGCACTTGGAGCTGGCAGTGTTGCTTGTTTTGGCAATAAAAACGAAACACTTCAAAAAGGCAAGAATACAGCTATACCAAATCCATACGAGGGTTCTAAAACCGTAAGAACTATATGTTCTATATGCTCTGCTGGCTGTGGTATAGAAGCAGAGGTAAAAGATGGGGTTTGGGTTCGCCAAGATATGGCGATTCATCATCCAATTTCACAAGGTAGCCACTGCTGTAAGGGGATAGATCAAATAGATCTAACAAAGAGCAAACAAAGAATAAAATACCCGATGAAAAAAGTTGATGGTAAGTGGCAAAGAATAAGCTGGGAAACAGCAATTAATGAAATCGGTGACAAAATGCTTGAAATAAGAAAAGAGCATGGTCCTGATTGTGTTGAATTTCTTGGGTCTGCTAAGTTTAACAACGAACAATCTTGGTATTTTAGAAAATTCGCAGCATTTTGGGGAACAAATAACATAGATCACGTTGCAAGAATTTGACATAGTGCTTCAGTTGCGGGTGCCGCAAATACTTGGGGTTATGGCGCTATGACAAATCACTTTGGTGATGTTACAGCGAATTCAAAAGCAATACTTTTAATAGGTGCAAACTCAGCAGTTGCAAATCCAATAGGATTTAAACACATGCTACAAGCAAAAGATAGAAACAATTGTAAATTAATAGTTGTTGATCCAATTTTTACAAAATCAGCAGCAAGAGCTGATCATTATGTGAGATTAAGACCTGGTACAGATATAGCTTTTGTGTATGGAATGCTACACTTGATATTTAAAAACGGCTGGGAAGACAAAGAATATATAAAAAACAGATCTTACGGAATAGACAAAATAAAAGAAGAAGCTAAAAAATGGACACCTGAGGAAACAAGTAATGTTACAGGAGTTCCTGCTGATCAAATAATACAAATAACAAAATTATTTGCTACCACAAAACCAGCTACTGTTGCTTGGTCACTTGGTATCACACAACACTCAGTTGGTAGCTCAAATACAAGAATTTTATCTATATTACAAACAGTTCTTGGAAATATGGGTAAACCAGGCGGCGGATGTAATATAATAAGAGGGCACGATAATGTTCAAGGTGCAACCGATATGGGCAACCTAGCAGATACACTTCCTACGTATTATGGTCTTGGAGATAAAGCATGGAGATATTTCTGCAAAGGATGGGGTGTTGAATTTGATGACTTTGTCAAAAGATTTGCAGTTTCAACCAAAGAAGAAAAGATTAGTAAAGAAGCTGTAAAAGGAACAAAATTCCAAGAGTATTTTTATCACAACCCTAAAAATCCAGAAGACAGGAATTGGAGAAACGAAAAAGGATGGTCTTTGGCTAAATGGTGGCAAGGTGTATTAAAAGAGGAAAAAACATTTTCAAGTGGAGAGTTAAAAGTTCTTTGGGTTCAAGGAACTGGCATCGCTTCAATGTCTCATCTTCATAAAATACAACAAGCGGTAGATAAACTTGATTTATTGGTTGTTGCTGAACCATTTGTAAATGAGGTTGCAATTCTTAGTGATAGAAAAGATGGGGTTTATATCTTGCCTGTTGCAACCCAATTTGAAAATGAAGGAACAGTTGTTGCAACAAATAGAGCTGGACAGTGGAGAAGTCAAGTTGTGAAACCACTATATGAAAGCAAGCCAGATCATGAGGTAATGTTTGAATTTGCTAAAAAATGGGGCTTTTATGATGAATTTACAAAATCTTTAAAAATGGAAGTTGTTGACGGAGAACTAAAAGTAGTTAAGGATACTTTTGTTTGGCCTGATGATGCCACAAATGAGATGGCTAGAATGGGCAAAAGTATAGGACTTACAGGCTGGAGAGCAGAAAGACTAAGAAGACATCAAGCTAACTGGCAAAATTTTGATCCTGACACACAACTTGGTATAGCAGGAGAAGTAAAAGGCGAATATTACGCACTTCCTTGGCCTTGTTGGGATGAAAAACATAGTGGAACTCCTATACTATATCGCCCTGATGTTCCTTATACTCAAGGTGGTTCTGGTTTTAGAAATCGCTTTGGCTTAGAACATGATGGCGAAAGCTTGATAGCAAGTGAGGCTATAAGCATAAAAGATGCTAAAGTAAAAGGTGGGTATCCTCAAATAACAAAAGCAAATATAGAAAAAGTTCTCGGTATACAACTTACAGAGGAAGAAAAAGCAAAAATGGGTGATGATTGGATGACTGATTATAGCGGAATCATCCTCGAAAAATGCCGTGAAGCTGGTATTACACCTTATGGAAATGCAAAAGCAAGGGCTATTGTTTGGGAATTTATAGATCAAATTCCAAAACACAGAGAGCCTATCCACTCGCCACGCCCTGATTTGGTAGAAAAATATCCAACATTTGATGACCAAGAGAAAAATTTCCGTGTTGAAACTAAATTTAAAAGCGAACAAACCAAAGAAAACTGGAGTAAAGAATTCCCAACTATTATCAGTACAATGAGACTTGTAAACCTAAGTGGTGCTGGTATGATAGAAAGAACAAGTAAGTACCTATCAGCGATAACTCCTGAAATGTTTGCGTATGTAAACCCTGAGCTTGCATTAGAATATGAAATACTTGATGGTGATATGATGTGGATACACTCACCAACAGGCACAAAGATAAAGGTAAAATGCTATCACAACCACAGCGTTACACCTGATAGAATTTGTCTTCCATATAACTTTGCTGGCATTATGCAAGGTGTTGATTTATCAGACAGATATCCAGAAGGCACAAAGCCTTATACGATAGGCGAAAGCTCAAACACTATAACAAACTACGGTTTTGACCCGGTAACACAAATTTCTGAGTTTAATGCCGGTCTTTGTCGTTTAGAAAAAGCTGAGCCTATGGGCTTTAAAACAAATTTCTTAGATGAGATAGCAAAGTAAGGAGCAAGATATGGCAAGAATGAAATTTTATGTTGATAACAACAGATGTATTAGTTGTTTTGCTTGTCAAGTGGCTTGCTCTTCAGCTCATGAAACTCCAGTTGGGATAAATCGCCGTAAGGTAATAACTTTAAATGATGGCATAGTTGGCAAAGAGATTTCAACAACCATAGCTTGTCAACACTGCACAGATGCACCTTGCGAGCAGGTTTGTCCTGTAAATTGTTTTTATATTCGTGAAGATGGTATCGTTTTGCATGACAAGGATAAATGTATAGGTTGTGGATACTGCTTGTATGCTTGTCCATTTGGTGCGCCTCAATTTCCAAGAGATGGGGCTTTTGGTATCAAAGGAGAAATGGATAAATGCACTATGTGTGCTGGCGGCCCGGCTCCTACAAACTCACACCAAGAAAGGGAGTTATACGGACAAAATCGCATTGCAGAGGGAAAAGTTCCTATGTGTGCTGCTGTTTGTGCAACAAATGCTCTTTTAGTCGGTGATGCTACAGAGGTATCAAATGTATATAGAAAACGTGTTACTTTAAGGGGAACTGGTTTTTAAAATATCACTGAAGGGCTTTTGCCCTTCTTGTTATTTTTTTGTTTTATTCAAGCTCTCATATAAAATTCCACAAACTTAATTTTATCTTTAACAAATTCTCATGTAAATTTTAAAAAATTCACAAAATTCCTAAAAAATTTGCATTTTTTTCGCATTTTATTGCTCCCCCCCCCCTAAAGGTTCTAAATTTTGAACCGATTTAATTATCAAATAACCATAAGGATAGGTTATTAATTAAACATTAAAAGGATTTATAATGAGCTTTAGAATTAATACAAACGTTAATGCTATGAACTCACATGCTAATGCAGTTGGTAACAACAGAAACTTAGCTAACTCACTAGGTAGACTTTCATCAGGTTTGAGAATTCAAACAGCAGCAGATGATGCTTCTGGTCTAGCTATTGCAGATAGTTTAAGATCACAAGCAAGTGCTTTAGGTCAAGCTATAGCAAATGGTAATGATGCTATAGGTATCATACAAGTAGCTGATAAAGCTATGGATGAGCAACTTAAAATACTTGATACTATCAAAGTAAAAGCTACTCAAGCAGCTCAAGATGGTCAAACTACAAGATCAAGACAAGCACTACAAGCTGACATAGTAAGACTTATGGAAGAACTAGATAACATAGGTAACTCTACATCATTTAATGGTCAACAACTACTAAATGGAACATTCTCAAATAAAGAGTTTCAAATAGGTGCATACTCAAACCAAACAGTAAAAGCAAGTATTGGTGCTACTACATCTGATAAGATAGGTTTAACTAGGTTTGAGAGTAGTAAGTTTATAACAGCTGCTGGTAAAGTAACACTTACCTTTATAAACGTTGATGGTATAAACAATGTAAAAGTTGCAGCTACTGTTATATCAACAGGTCTTGGTAAAGGTCTTGGTGCTTTAGCTGAAAACATCAACAAAGTAGCAGATCAAACAGGTGTAAGGGCTTCATTTGATGTTACTTGGGTTGGCGCAAAAGCGGTTGTATCTGGAAATATGCAAAGCCTAACTATTAATGGTATAAAAATAGGAGATCTTGCTGTTAAAACAAACGATAGCAACGGAACACTAGTAAATGCTATAAATCAAGTAAAAGATCAAACGGGCGTAGAAGCATCTATAGATCCACAAGGTAAACTTGTTCTTACAAGTAGAGATGGTAGGGTTATAAGTGTTGCTGGTGGCGGACCTGCAGAAGGGGATAAAATTTCAACAGTATTTGGGTATGGAACTAAAGGTGAAGAAATGCCAGGTTCTGCTTTAAGTAAAGGTTTTATTGGTCGTCTAAACCTTGTTCGTCTTGATGGTAGAGATATTAAGATAAGTGGTGGAAATGCTGGTAATGCTAATGGATCTTTCTCTACAGCATTTAGTGCTTCATCAAAGGAAAAAAGTAACGGCGGTGCAGAAGCATCAGTATCTCTTAGGGAGATAAAAGGTCAGATAAACTCAAAAACAGCTGCCGCTATGGGCTTTCATAGAATGAGTGGTAATGCTATGACCTCTGCCCAAGCAGCTGGAGTTATGACACTACGTGGTGCTATGGCTGTTATGGATATAGCTGAGTCAGCTCAAAGAACACTAGACTTTATTAGATCTGACCTTGGTTCTGTCCAAAACCAACTAGTAGCTACTGTAAATAACATAACAGTAACACAAGTAAATGTTAAATCAGCAGAATCACAAATAAGAGATGTAGACTTTGCAGCAGAATCAGCAAACTTCTCAAAATACAACATACTAGCTCAATCAGGCTCTTATGCTATGAGTCAAGCTAATAGTGTTCAACAAAACGTATTAAAATTATTACAATAGTTTTAATTTATATAAATCTTTAGCCAAAGGGGTAAACCTTTTGGCTTTTTTATTATTTATGAGTTTTAAAAGTATTATTATAGGTTTTAATAAAATAAATTAGAATTACAAATCCATAAAATCAAATTTAAAGCACTATCTATAACATAAATATAAAAAAGTTTACAGGATGGGTTTTTGAAATACGAGCAAAATCAAGTGAAGGTATAGCACGAAGTATTTATTGTTATCAAAAAGGAAAACAAATTTTAATACTTATAAGTGTAGTTAAGAAAAAAGATAAACTACCAAAATCAATAATGCAAATAGCAAAGTATAGATTAAAGGAATTTGAAAATGGGAACAATTAGTTTTGATAGTGTATTTAACGAGATGATAAAAGATGAAGAGTTTAAAAAAGAGTATGAAGCTTTGATACCAGAGTTTGAACTTAAAAAACAACTTATAAAAGCTAGAATCAAAAGTAATATGACACAAACTCAAATTGCCAAAAAGATGAATATGAAACAGTCAAATTTGGCTAGATTTGAACAATCAATAGACTCAAAATTTAGCACGATTTTAAGATATGCTAAGGCGGTAGGGCTTAAAGAGCTTACAATTTCTATACAATAAACTTTAACTTAATAATTCCTTAAAGATTATGAGAAATCTTTAAGAGACTTAAAATACATAACTTTTGTATGGCGAGTTGTATTTTTGAGTTTAATTTTACTTTTATCTGCCAAGTCTTACTATTTTTAACAAACTCACAAACTTAATTTTATCTTTAACAAATTCTCATGTAAATTTTAAAAAATTCACAAAATTCCTAAAAAATTTGCATTTTTTTCGCATTTTCTTGCTCCCCCCCCCCCCCTAAAGGTTCTAAATTTTGAACCGATTTAATTATCAAATAACCATAAGGATAGGTTATTAATTAAACATTAAAAGGATTTATAATGAGCTTTAGAATTAATACAAACGTTAATGCTATGAACTCACATGCTAATGCAGTTGGTAACAACAGAAACTTAGCTAACTCACTAGGTAGACTTTCATCAGGTTTGAGAATTCAAACAGCAGCAGATGATGCTTCTGGTCTAGCTATTGCAGATAGCTTAAGATCACAAGCAAGTGCTTTAGGTCAAGCTATAGCAAATGGTAATGATGCTATAGGTATCATACAAGTAGCTGATAAAGCTATGGATGAGCAACTTAAAATACTTGATACTATCAAAGTAAAAGCTACTCAAGCAGCTCAAGATGGTCAAACAACAAGATCAAGACAAGCACTACAAGCTGACATAGTAAGACTTATGGAAGAACTAGATAACATAGGTAACTCTACATCATTTAACGGTCAACAACTACTAAATGGAACATTCTCAAATAAAGAGTTTCAAATAGGTGCATACTCAAACCAAACAGTAAAAGCTAGTATAGGTGCTACTACATCTGATAAGATAGGTTTAACTAGGTTTGAGAGTAGTAAGCTGATAACAGCAACAGGAAAAGGCGCTGTTAGCTTAACATTTATAAACGTTGATGGTATAAACAATGTAAAAGTTGCAGCAACAGAACTATCTTATGGTCTTGGTAAAGGTATCGGTGCTTTAGCTGAAAACATAAACAAAGTAGCAGATCAAAGTGGTGTAAGGGCTACGTTTGATGTTACCATTATAGCTAGTAAAGCTATTACTGCTGGATCTATAGTCTCGTTAAATATAAACGGTGTTAAGATAGGTGACCTTGAAGTTAAAGCAAATGATAGCAACGGAACACTAGTAAATGCTATAAATGCTGTAAAAGATCAAACAGGTGTAGAAGCATCTATAGATCCACAAGGCAAGCTTGTATTAACAAGTCGTGATGGTCGTGCTATAAAAATTTCTGGTGGTTCCGAAGCTGGTAAACAAGACATTGGTAAACGTTTAGGTGTATCAGATAAGATTTCGCTAAGTAAAAACATGTTTATAGGTCGCCTTAACCTTGTTCGTCTTGATGGTAGAGATATAAAGATAAGTAGTGGTGATGATAGTGGTAAATTTTCTGTAGCATTTACTGCTGCTGCTGATGGTAGTGGTGGAAATCAAAAATCTGTCTCTCTTAGAGAGATAAAAGGACAGATAGCATCAGACACAGCTGCCGCTATGGGATTTCAACGTATGTCTAAAGCCGCTATGACCTCTGCCCAAGCAGCAGGTGTTATGACTCTACGTGGTGCTATGGCTGTTATGGATATAGCTGAGTCAGCTCAAAGAACACTAGACTTTATTAGATCTGACCTAGGTTCTGTTCAAAACCAACTAGTAGCTACTGTAAACAACATAACAGTAACACAAGTAAATGTTAAATCAGCAGAATCACAAATAAGAGATGTAGACTTTGCAGCAGAATCAGCAAACTTCTCAAAATACAACATACTAGCTCAATCAGGCTCTTATGCTATGAGTCAAGCTAATAGTGTTCAACAAAACGTATTAAAATTACTTCAGTAGTTTAATCACTCTTTACAGCCAAAATTTTGGCTGTAAAATTTATATCATAAAAAGCAAAAATTAAATTTTTCTTATCATTTCGTATCTCTCGCCCGGTTTCATTTCTATTATCTCCCAAGGAAGTCCTTGTTTGTTTAACTCATCCATAAATTCTTTGGCATTGAAATTTTCCATATTAAATACACCTTTGCCATTCCAAATACCTTTCGCTACCATCATAGAGCCTATCATAGCAGGAACACCTGTTGTGTAGCTAACAGCTTGGGCGCCAGTCTCTTTATAACACTCTTCGTGATCACATACATTATATATATAAACTTGTCTCTCTTTTCCTTGATGTATACCTCTTATCACACAACCTATATTTGTCTTGCCCTTTGTTCTAGGACCAAGACTAGCAGGATCTGGCAAAAGTGTCTTTAAAAACTGAATAGGCACTATCTTAACACCGTTATGCTCTACCTCATCAATACGTAACATTCCCACATTTTGTAAGCATTGCATATGCGTTAGATAGCTTTGTCCAAAAGTCATAAAAAATCTTATTCTTTTAAGCCCTTTTATGTTTTTTATCAAGCTTTCAAGCTCTTCGTGATAAAGCAGATAACTATCCTTTACACCAACCTTTGGATAATCCCAAGCAAAAGAAATCTCCATAGGCTTTGTCTCTATCCACTCGCCATTTTCCCAGTATCTTCCGTTTGCTGATACCTCTCTAAGGTTTATCTCGGGATTAAAATTTGTAGCAAAAGGATATCCGTGATCTCCGGCATTACAGTCTAAGATATCGATCTCATGTATCTCATCAAATAAATTTTGCTGAGCATAAGCACAAAAAACATTTGTAACACCAGGGTCAAATCCACTTCCAAGCAACGCCATTGTGTTTGCATTTTTAAAGTTTTCATCTTTTTCCCATTGAAGCTTATACTCAAACTTTGCAGTATCTGGATGTTCATAGTTTGCAGTATCTATATAAGGAATTCCAGCCTTTACGCAAGCATCCATCAAAGTAAGGTCCTGATAAGGCAAAGCCACATTTAAAAGCAAATCAGCACCTGTCTTTTTTATAAGCTCTACAACTGCATCGGTGTCATCAGCATCAATTTGCTCGGTTTTTATATCAACTCCAACTTTTTGTTTTATAAAAGCAGCTATCGCATCACATTTGCTTTTTGTCCTACTTGCCAGTGTTATGCTTGTAAAAACATCGCTATTCATAGCGCATTTAACGGTAGCTACTTGACTTACACCGCCAGCGCCTATTATCAATATATTTGACATTAATAATCCTTTTTAAAAATTTGTGTGATTATATTATATTTAGGCTTATTTTAAAAATTTACACTAATAAGCCAGCTTAATTCAAAAGCTAAATTTATCTAGCAAACTTTTTTTGTAAAGTTTTTAGCACTATTTTTGCCAACTCTAAGCCCTTTGAGCGATGAGAAATTTCTAGTTTTGTCTGATAATCAAGCTCACCAACAGTCTTATCAAAACCATTTGGCACAAACATAAAGTCATAGCCAAAGCCGTTATCTCCACGCTCCTCATTAATCACATCTCCATACATAAATCCATGAGTACAAAACTCTCCAAATTTAGAAGAAATCGCTATACAGGCTACATAGTGCGCTTGTGCGGTTGTGATATTTAGTCCATTTAGCTCTTGTATGAGCTTTGTTCTATTGCTCTTATCTGTTGCATTTTCACCACTAAAACGAGCAGAGTAAATCCCAGGTCTTCCACCAAGCACATCAACACAAATTCCACTATCATCACTAAGGGCTACAAACTCATCATCAAGTCCAAGCTCTTTTAGCTTATCATATACGGCATTTGATTTTATAAGCGCATTTTCCTTAAATGTAGAGCCACTTTCTACTATTTCAAATGGTTGCATTATCTCACTTAAGGCATAAATTTCATAATCTTTTAGAAATTCCTTGATCTCTTTTACTTTATCTTTATTTGAAGTAGCTAAAACAATTTTCAATTTTAGACCTTTTTTTGTATTTTTAAAATCTCTTTATTTTATCAAAATGTTGTTTAAATTTAAAAAGTGTGCTAAAATTGACATTTACACAAAAAATAGGGAAGAAATATGCTTAAAAGTGTTTTACCGCTTAGTTTTATTGTTGGAAATAGATTTTTTGGCATCTTTATAGTTTTGCCAGTGCTTAGTTTATATGCACTAAAATTAGATGGTGCAAACGAAAAATTAGTTGGTTTTTTAATAGGTGGCTATGCGATAACACAGATGATCTTTCAAATACCATTTGGTATTTTATCCGACAAAATAGGAAGAAAAAAAACACTTACGATAGGCTTACTTATATTTATAGCAGGCTCTTTCATAGCAGCAAATGCAACAGATATATATACGATGATAGCAGGCAGACTGCTTCAA
This genomic window contains:
- a CDS encoding type II toxin-antitoxin system RelE/ParE family toxin yields the protein MKKFTGWVFEIRAKSSEGIARSIYCYQKGKQILILISVVKKKDKLPKSIMQIAKYRLKEFENGNN
- the rdgB gene encoding RdgB/HAM1 family non-canonical purine NTP pyrophosphatase, which translates into the protein MKIVLATSNKDKVKEIKEFLKDYEIYALSEIMQPFEIVESGSTFKENALIKSNAVYDKLKELGLDDEFVALSDDSGICVDVLGGRPGIYSARFSGENATDKSNRTKLIQELNGLNITTAQAHYVACIAISSKFGEFCTHGFMYGDVINEERGDNGFGYDFMFVPNGFDKTVGELDYQTKLEISHRSKGLELAKIVLKTLQKKFAR
- a CDS encoding flagellin B, whose protein sequence is MSFRINTNVNAMNSHANAVGNNRNLANSLGRLSSGLRIQTAADDASGLAIADSLRSQASALGQAIANGNDAIGIIQVADKAMDEQLKILDTIKVKATQAAQDGQTTRSRQALQADIVRLMEELDNIGNSTSFNGQQLLNGTFSNKEFQIGAYSNQTVKASIGATTSDKIGLTRFESSKLITATGKGAVSLTFINVDGINNVKVAATELSYGLGKGIGALAENINKVADQSGVRATFDVTIIASKAITAGSIVSLNINGVKIGDLEVKANDSNGTLVNAINAVKDQTGVEASIDPQGKLVLTSRDGRAIKISGGSEAGKQDIGKRLGVSDKISLSKNMFIGRLNLVRLDGRDIKISSGDDSGKFSVAFTAAADGSGGNQKSVSLREIKGQIASDTAAAMGFQRMSKAAMTSAQAAGVMTLRGAMAVMDIAESAQRTLDFIRSDLGSVQNQLVATVNNITVTQVNVKSAESQIRDVDFAAESANFSKYNILAQSGSYAMSQANSVQQNVLKLLQ
- a CDS encoding saccharopine dehydrogenase family protein: MSNILIIGAGGVSQVATVKCAMNSDVFTSITLASRTKSKCDAIAAFIKQKVGVDIKTEQIDADDTDAVVELIKKTGADLLLNVALPYQDLTLMDACVKAGIPYIDTANYEHPDTAKFEYKLQWEKDENFKNANTMALLGSGFDPGVTNVFCAYAQQNLFDEIHEIDILDCNAGDHGYPFATNFNPEINLREVSANGRYWENGEWIETKPMEISFAWDYPKVGVKDSYLLYHEELESLIKNIKGLKRIRFFMTFGQSYLTHMQCLQNVGMLRIDEVEHNGVKIVPIQFLKTLLPDPASLGPRTKGKTNIGCVIRGIHQGKERQVYIYNVCDHEECYKETGAQAVSYTTGVPAMIGSMMVAKGIWNGKGVFNMENFNAKEFMDELNKQGLPWEIIEMKPGERYEMIRKI
- a CDS encoding formate dehydrogenase subunit alpha, which gives rise to MNNEKIGRRSFLKLAALGAGSVACFGNKNETLQKGKNTAIPNPYEGSKTVRTICSICSAGCGIEAEVKDGVWVRQDMAIHHPISQGSHCCKGIDQIDLTKSKQRIKYPMKKVDGKWQRISWETAINEIGDKMLEIRKEHGPDCVEFLGSAKFNNEQSWYFRKFAAFWGTNNIDHVARIUHSASVAGAANTWGYGAMTNHFGDVTANSKAILLIGANSAVANPIGFKHMLQAKDRNNCKLIVVDPIFTKSAARADHYVRLRPGTDIAFVYGMLHLIFKNGWEDKEYIKNRSYGIDKIKEEAKKWTPEETSNVTGVPADQIIQITKLFATTKPATVAWSLGITQHSVGSSNTRILSILQTVLGNMGKPGGGCNIIRGHDNVQGATDMGNLADTLPTYYGLGDKAWRYFCKGWGVEFDDFVKRFAVSTKEEKISKEAVKGTKFQEYFYHNPKNPEDRNWRNEKGWSLAKWWQGVLKEEKTFSSGELKVLWVQGTGIASMSHLHKIQQAVDKLDLLVVAEPFVNEVAILSDRKDGVYILPVATQFENEGTVVATNRAGQWRSQVVKPLYESKPDHEVMFEFAKKWGFYDEFTKSLKMEVVDGELKVVKDTFVWPDDATNEMARMGKSIGLTGWRAERLRRHQANWQNFDPDTQLGIAGEVKGEYYALPWPCWDEKHSGTPILYRPDVPYTQGGSGFRNRFGLEHDGESLIASEAISIKDAKVKGGYPQITKANIEKVLGIQLTEEEKAKMGDDWMTDYSGIILEKCREAGITPYGNAKARAIVWEFIDQIPKHREPIHSPRPDLVEKYPTFDDQEKNFRVETKFKSEQTKENWSKEFPTIISTMRLVNLSGAGMIERTSKYLSAITPEMFAYVNPELALEYEILDGDMMWIHSPTGTKIKVKCYHNHSVTPDRICLPYNFAGIMQGVDLSDRYPEGTKPYTIGESSNTITNYGFDPVTQISEFNAGLCRLEKAEPMGFKTNFLDEIAK
- a CDS encoding helix-turn-helix domain-containing protein — encoded protein: MGTISFDSVFNEMIKDEEFKKEYEALIPEFELKKQLIKARIKSNMTQTQIAKKMNMKQSNLARFEQSIDSKFSTILRYAKAVGLKELTISIQ
- the fdh3B gene encoding formate dehydrogenase FDH3 subunit beta, encoding MARMKFYVDNNRCISCFACQVACSSAHETPVGINRRKVITLNDGIVGKEISTTIACQHCTDAPCEQVCPVNCFYIREDGIVLHDKDKCIGCGYCLYACPFGAPQFPRDGAFGIKGEMDKCTMCAGGPAPTNSHQERELYGQNRIAEGKVPMCAAVCATNALLVGDATEVSNVYRKRVTLRGTGF
- a CDS encoding flagellin B, which produces MSFRINTNVNAMNSHANAVGNNRNLANSLGRLSSGLRIQTAADDASGLAIADSLRSQASALGQAIANGNDAIGIIQVADKAMDEQLKILDTIKVKATQAAQDGQTTRSRQALQADIVRLMEELDNIGNSTSFNGQQLLNGTFSNKEFQIGAYSNQTVKASIGATTSDKIGLTRFESSKFITAAGKVTLTFINVDGINNVKVAATVISTGLGKGLGALAENINKVADQTGVRASFDVTWVGAKAVVSGNMQSLTINGIKIGDLAVKTNDSNGTLVNAINQVKDQTGVEASIDPQGKLVLTSRDGRVISVAGGGPAEGDKISTVFGYGTKGEEMPGSALSKGFIGRLNLVRLDGRDIKISGGNAGNANGSFSTAFSASSKEKSNGGAEASVSLREIKGQINSKTAAAMGFHRMSGNAMTSAQAAGVMTLRGAMAVMDIAESAQRTLDFIRSDLGSVQNQLVATVNNITVTQVNVKSAESQIRDVDFAAESANFSKYNILAQSGSYAMSQANSVQQNVLKLLQ
- a CDS encoding Tat pathway signal protein; protein product: MKVNRREFLRKALKVSTLAGGVVATNTLADTAKISDLADSNGVVVGKSNKKEVLYHKTQMWEHFYKIAY